In one Acetobacter sp. genomic region, the following are encoded:
- the truB gene encoding tRNA pseudouridine(55) synthase TruB: MARNRVRKGRPLDGWLVIDKPTGMTSTAVVTILKRAFNAQKVGHGGTLDPLATGLLPIAMGAATKTVPYIMDGTKRYHFTLKLGEARDSDDADGNVTATSDVRPTDDQLRQAAADLTGDIMQVPPVFSALKVAGERAYDMARDGRPPELPPRPARIDRFVLIDRPDADHAVFEVESGKGVYMRSLARDVALACGTVGHIAVLRRLRVGPFTEADAISLDKITGSAEEGPASPELLRPVSTALADIPAVALMPDEAALIRHGQALGLMDFIDRIPETGPDDVVRMMDGEVVLGLGRLEEGWLKPVRLL, from the coding sequence ATGGCGCGTAACCGTGTTCGCAAGGGGCGACCTCTGGATGGCTGGCTGGTCATAGACAAGCCGACCGGCATGACATCGACCGCCGTGGTGACTATTCTCAAGCGCGCCTTCAATGCCCAGAAAGTCGGTCACGGAGGCACGCTCGACCCTCTGGCAACCGGCCTCCTGCCAATCGCCATGGGCGCTGCGACCAAGACGGTTCCCTACATCATGGACGGCACCAAGCGGTATCACTTCACTCTGAAACTGGGTGAGGCGCGTGACAGTGACGACGCCGATGGCAATGTAACTGCGACATCCGATGTGCGGCCAACTGACGATCAATTACGGCAGGCGGCGGCGGACCTGACTGGCGACATCATGCAGGTGCCTCCGGTGTTTTCCGCGCTGAAAGTGGCAGGCGAGCGCGCCTACGACATGGCGCGTGATGGTCGTCCGCCGGAACTTCCGCCCCGTCCGGCACGGATTGACCGTTTCGTGCTGATCGATCGTCCGGATGCTGACCACGCGGTGTTCGAAGTTGAATCGGGCAAGGGCGTCTATATGCGCTCTCTGGCGCGCGATGTGGCGCTGGCCTGTGGAACGGTCGGCCATATCGCGGTCCTGCGTCGCCTGCGTGTAGGCCCTTTTACGGAAGCCGATGCGATTTCACTGGACAAAATCACCGGGAGCGCCGAAGAAGGCCCCGCTTCGCCGGAACTGCTACGTCCGGTATCGACCGCGCTGGCCGACATCCCGGCGGTGGCCCTGATGCCTGATGAAGCAGCGCTTATCCGACATGGTCAGGCTCTTGGCCTGATGGACTTCATCGACCGTATCCCCGAGACGGGACCGGATGACGTGGTCCGCATGATGGACGGGGAAGTGGTCTTGGGTCTGGGACGCCTTGAGGAAGGGTGGCTCAAACCTGTTCGTTTGCTTTGA
- the rpsO gene encoding 30S ribosomal protein S15: MSITAERRTALIEEYRTTPTDTGSPEVQVAILTERINNLTEHLKTHAKDFHSRRGLLVMVGNRRGLLDYLKRKSQQRYETLIGRLGLRR; this comes from the coding sequence ATGTCGATTACCGCAGAACGCCGCACGGCGCTGATTGAAGAATACCGCACAACCCCGACCGACACGGGTTCACCGGAAGTGCAGGTTGCGATCCTTACGGAGCGCATCAACAACCTGACCGAGCACCTGAAGACCCACGCGAAGGATTTCCATTCCCGCCGTGGTCTGCTGGTGATGGTGGGTAACCGTCGCGGCCTGCTCGACTATCTGAAGCGCAAGAGCCAGCAGCGTTACGAGACGCTGATCGGTCGTCTGGGTCTGCGTCGCTGA
- the pnp gene encoding polyribonucleotide nucleotidyltransferase, whose product MFNYFRKEIEWAGRPLILETGKIARQADGAVVVTYGETVVLCTAVGAKTVKPGQDFFPLTVNYQEKAYAAGKIPGGFFKREGRPSEIETLNSRLIDRPIRPLFPEGFRNEVQVITTVLSHDMENDPAIPALIGASAALTLSGIPFFGPVAGCRVGYANGEYVLNPSIDDMKESDLDLVVAGTSEGVLMVESEASELSESVMLGAVNFGHKAFQPVIDAIIALAEHAAKAPWEMEGPSKEAIALRKKVDTLGRKLLAAAYKEKAKQARYEKVAAAKKTVIEKLVAADLDAEAAKPMLKDLEADIVRNSILDTGLRIDGRDLVTVRPIVSEVGILPRAHGSALFTRGETQALVIATLGTGQDEQVIDALEGEYRTNFLLHYNFPPFSVGECGRTGSPGRREIGHGKLAWRAIHPLLPTKAEFPYTMRVVSEITESNGSSSMATVCGTSLSLMDAGVPLKRPVAGIAMGLIKEDSGFAVLSDILGDEDHLGDMDFKVAGTEAGITALQMDIKITSITPEIMEIALEQARGGRLHILGEMSKALTEGREGVSSTAPKITTMSVPKEKIRDVIGTGGKVIREIVEYSGAKVDIGDDGTITIAASSDEQAQKAISRINGIVAEPEVGRIYDGKVVKTADFGAFVNFLGAKDGLVHISELAQGRVNRTTDVVKQGDAVKVKVIGFDDRGKVKLSMRVVDQATGADITADVGEKPARAPRRED is encoded by the coding sequence ATGTTCAATTATTTCCGTAAAGAAATTGAATGGGCAGGTCGCCCGCTGATCCTTGAGACCGGCAAGATCGCCCGTCAGGCAGATGGCGCTGTTGTCGTCACCTATGGCGAGACGGTTGTCCTTTGTACGGCCGTTGGCGCCAAGACCGTGAAGCCGGGACAGGATTTCTTCCCGCTGACCGTCAACTATCAGGAAAAAGCTTACGCCGCAGGCAAGATTCCGGGTGGTTTCTTCAAGCGTGAAGGACGTCCGTCCGAAATCGAGACGCTGAATTCCCGTCTGATCGATCGTCCGATCCGTCCGCTGTTCCCGGAAGGGTTCCGCAACGAGGTTCAGGTCATTACGACGGTCCTCAGCCACGACATGGAAAACGATCCGGCCATTCCGGCTCTGATCGGCGCGTCAGCCGCGCTGACCCTGTCCGGCATTCCGTTCTTCGGTCCGGTTGCCGGTTGCCGTGTCGGCTACGCCAATGGCGAATACGTGCTGAACCCGAGCATCGACGACATGAAAGAGAGCGATCTCGATCTTGTCGTTGCTGGTACGTCCGAGGGCGTGCTGATGGTGGAATCGGAGGCCAGCGAGCTTTCCGAGTCCGTCATGCTTGGCGCTGTGAACTTCGGTCACAAGGCGTTCCAGCCGGTCATCGACGCGATCATCGCTCTGGCTGAACACGCTGCCAAAGCGCCGTGGGAAATGGAAGGTCCGAGCAAGGAAGCCATCGCTCTTCGCAAGAAGGTCGACACGCTGGGCCGCAAGCTGCTTGCCGCAGCCTATAAGGAAAAGGCCAAGCAGGCCCGCTACGAGAAGGTCGCGGCCGCCAAGAAGACGGTCATCGAGAAGCTGGTTGCAGCCGATCTGGATGCTGAAGCGGCCAAGCCGATGCTGAAGGATCTTGAGGCCGATATCGTGCGGAACTCGATCCTCGACACGGGCCTGCGTATTGATGGTCGTGACCTTGTCACGGTTCGTCCGATCGTCTCCGAAGTCGGTATCCTGCCGCGTGCTCACGGTTCAGCGCTCTTCACCCGTGGTGAGACGCAGGCACTGGTGATCGCGACGCTCGGCACGGGTCAGGACGAACAGGTTATCGACGCGCTTGAAGGCGAATACCGTACCAACTTCCTGCTGCACTACAACTTCCCTCCGTTCTCGGTTGGTGAATGTGGTCGCACGGGTTCGCCGGGTCGCCGTGAAATCGGCCATGGAAAGCTGGCATGGCGAGCCATCCACCCGCTGCTGCCGACGAAGGCCGAGTTCCCTTACACCATGCGCGTCGTGTCAGAGATCACGGAAAGCAACGGTTCGTCCTCGATGGCGACCGTTTGCGGCACCTCGCTCTCCCTGATGGATGCCGGTGTTCCCCTGAAGCGTCCTGTTGCCGGTATCGCGATGGGTCTCATCAAGGAAGATAGCGGTTTCGCCGTGCTGTCCGACATTCTTGGCGACGAGGATCACCTCGGCGACATGGATTTCAAGGTGGCCGGAACCGAAGCGGGTATCACCGCGCTTCAGATGGACATCAAGATCACGTCCATCACGCCGGAGATCATGGAAATCGCTCTGGAGCAGGCCCGTGGCGGTCGTCTCCACATTCTTGGCGAGATGTCGAAGGCTCTGACGGAAGGTCGCGAAGGTGTCTCCTCCACGGCACCGAAAATCACCACGATGAGCGTGCCCAAGGAGAAAATCCGCGACGTGATCGGAACGGGCGGCAAGGTCATTCGTGAGATCGTCGAATATTCCGGCGCGAAGGTCGATATCGGCGATGACGGCACGATCACCATTGCGGCGTCGTCCGATGAGCAGGCCCAGAAGGCGATTTCCCGGATCAACGGCATCGTTGCCGAGCCGGAAGTGGGTCGCATCTATGACGGCAAGGTTGTGAAGACCGCTGATTTTGGCGCGTTCGTGAACTTCCTCGGCGCCAAGGACGGTCTGGTGCACATCTCCGAACTGGCTCAGGGACGGGTGAACCGTACCACGGATGTCGTCAAACAGGGTGACGCCGTAAAGGTGAAGGTCATCGGTTTTGACGACCGCGGCAAGGTGAAGCTCTCCATGAGGGTTGTGGATCAGGCCACAGGCGCCGATATCACAGCAGATGTCGGGGAGAAGCCGGCACGCGCACCGCGCCGCGAGGACTGA
- a CDS encoding NAD(P)H-dependent flavin oxidoreductase codes for MKSINAVRLGGAEVLPLVEGGKGVSVSTGESAGAWAAAGGAGTISVANADSYDENGKVVPQTYKGRTRRERQEELIDYAIRGGIAQAQIAHERSDGKGRIHANILWEMGGSERVIEGVLEGAKGLIHGLTCGAGMPYRLSEIAMKFGVHYYPIVSSARAFNALWKRAYSKASELLGGVVYEDPWRAGGHNGLSNTENPLAPEDPYPRVLALRTLMRTFGLGDTPIIMAGGVWWLEEWQDWIDNPELGPIVFQFGTRPLLTQESPIPEAWKARLLTLKEGDVYLNRFSPTGFYSSAVNNSFMQELRERSERQVAYSSEPVGELVARYGVGARKREVFVTEADLLHIKAWEAAGFTEAMRTPDSTLIFVTPDRAQEILADQVACMGCLSECRFSNWSQRPPEYSNGRRADPRSFCIQKTLQTISHAEGPDQAEIADNNLMFGGTNAWRFATDPFYSNGFVPTVKQLVERIMSGR; via the coding sequence ATGAAGTCGATTAACGCAGTTAGGTTGGGGGGCGCTGAAGTCCTGCCTCTGGTTGAGGGTGGAAAAGGCGTTTCCGTTTCGACGGGTGAATCCGCCGGGGCTTGGGCCGCTGCGGGCGGTGCTGGCACGATCTCTGTCGCCAATGCAGACAGTTATGACGAGAACGGTAAGGTCGTTCCCCAGACCTACAAGGGACGGACCCGTCGGGAGCGTCAGGAAGAACTGATCGACTATGCCATCAGGGGTGGCATTGCTCAGGCGCAAATCGCCCACGAGCGCTCAGACGGCAAAGGACGTATCCACGCCAATATTCTCTGGGAAATGGGCGGTTCCGAGCGGGTTATCGAAGGCGTTCTGGAAGGAGCCAAAGGGCTGATTCACGGCCTGACCTGTGGTGCGGGCATGCCTTATCGCCTGTCCGAAATCGCCATGAAATTTGGCGTGCATTACTACCCGATTGTTTCGTCGGCGCGCGCTTTCAACGCTTTATGGAAACGGGCCTACAGCAAGGCATCCGAACTTCTTGGCGGCGTGGTGTATGAGGATCCCTGGCGTGCGGGAGGCCATAACGGTCTCTCCAATACGGAAAACCCGCTTGCGCCGGAAGATCCGTACCCTCGTGTCCTCGCATTGCGGACACTGATGAGGACGTTCGGGCTTGGCGATACGCCGATCATCATGGCCGGTGGTGTGTGGTGGCTTGAGGAATGGCAGGACTGGATCGACAATCCCGAGCTGGGACCAATCGTTTTCCAGTTCGGCACACGTCCGCTTCTTACGCAGGAAAGCCCCATTCCAGAGGCATGGAAGGCGCGGCTGCTGACCCTGAAGGAAGGGGATGTCTACCTCAATCGCTTTTCTCCGACAGGGTTTTATTCTTCTGCCGTGAATAACAGCTTCATGCAGGAACTGCGTGAGCGCTCCGAGCGTCAGGTCGCTTACTCTTCGGAGCCGGTGGGTGAGCTGGTGGCCCGCTATGGCGTGGGCGCACGCAAGCGCGAGGTCTTTGTGACCGAAGCAGACCTGCTGCATATCAAGGCCTGGGAAGCAGCAGGTTTCACGGAAGCTATGCGTACGCCTGATTCCACCCTGATTTTCGTGACGCCGGACCGTGCACAGGAAATTCTGGCCGATCAGGTGGCCTGCATGGGCTGCCTGTCCGAATGCCGCTTTTCCAACTGGAGCCAGCGGCCGCCGGAATACAGTAATGGACGCAGAGCCGATCCGCGTTCCTTCTGCATTCAGAAAACGCTCCAGACGATCTCTCACGCCGAGGGGCCGGATCAGGCTGAAATTGCTGACAACAATCTGATGTTCGGTGGCACCAACGCCTGGCGCTTTGCAACGGACCCGTTCTATTCGAATGGCTTTGTGCCGACGGTTAAACAGCTTGTCGAACGGATCATGTCCGGACGCTGA
- a CDS encoding LolA family protein, translating to MLFQQKSATLLRTVFLAGGMLMASSMTLLDTARAESALSPVDQGWVARVQDTMNAVTTMKGRFEQVAPDGQRTTGTVWLARPGRMRFEYDKPSPLLLVANDGKVVFRDTQLDQTTEIPLERTPLGLLLSEHVSLTGDVTVTDFRRQAGTLQISAVRTAAPGEGTLVMLLSEQPLSLQGWTVIDAQGRQTRVVLSDVKQGVRVSDTLFALPREN from the coding sequence ATGCTGTTTCAACAGAAAAGCGCCACTCTGCTGCGGACTGTTTTTCTGGCGGGCGGCATGCTCATGGCCTCGTCCATGACGTTGCTCGATACGGCTCGCGCGGAATCCGCGCTTTCACCCGTTGATCAGGGATGGGTCGCCCGCGTTCAGGACACGATGAACGCAGTCACCACGATGAAAGGTCGTTTTGAACAGGTTGCGCCGGATGGTCAGCGCACGACTGGCACAGTCTGGCTGGCGCGTCCGGGAAGGATGCGGTTCGAGTATGACAAGCCAAGCCCGCTTCTTCTGGTCGCCAATGATGGGAAGGTGGTTTTCCGCGATACCCAACTTGATCAGACCACAGAAATTCCGTTGGAACGCACTCCTCTCGGCCTGCTGCTCAGTGAGCATGTTTCACTGACCGGTGATGTAACAGTGACGGATTTCAGGCGTCAGGCTGGCACACTCCAGATATCGGCCGTCCGCACGGCTGCTCCGGGAGAGGGAACACTGGTCATGCTGCTGTCCGAACAGCCGCTGAGCTTGCAGGGCTGGACCGTGATTGACGCGCAGGGCAGGCAGACAAGGGTGGTTCTGTCCGATGTAAAGCAGGGAGTGAGGGTCTCGGACACTCTCTTCGCGCTTCCCCGCGAGAACTGA
- a CDS encoding N-formylglutamate amidohydrolase has product MLDQSGAVFSDSLNTREEDASAGFHANPPVTVVRPSGKSIPLIISSPHSGRDYSSSFLAQVRLPLEVLRSGEDFHVDTLVASAPAHGATLLSATFPRVFCDVNRASLDLDPAMIAGAEEEALSPSARGRAGLGSVPVVVSGGRQLYAGKLSIAETSARLRRYWHPYHAELRKLIDELKEKHGFCVLLDMHSMPAGVDGSKADCVIGDCFGASSEVHYVQALARNLLAQNMKVARNHPFAGGFITSHYGQPAEGVSAIQLEMNRALYVSRRTNGGSGLNPRFSRKIEQVISDMAAYVAQCMEMR; this is encoded by the coding sequence ATGCTGGACCAATCAGGCGCTGTTTTCAGCGATTCCCTCAACACCAGAGAAGAAGACGCGTCTGCCGGTTTCCACGCGAATCCGCCTGTGACTGTTGTGCGCCCATCCGGCAAATCGATACCGCTCATCATCTCATCTCCTCACTCGGGACGCGATTACTCTTCCAGCTTCCTTGCTCAGGTCAGACTGCCGCTTGAGGTCTTGCGAAGTGGTGAGGATTTTCACGTTGATACGCTCGTGGCGTCCGCCCCTGCGCATGGAGCGACCCTGCTGTCCGCTACGTTCCCGAGAGTCTTCTGCGATGTGAACAGGGCCTCGCTCGATCTCGACCCTGCCATGATCGCCGGAGCCGAGGAGGAAGCGCTCAGTCCTTCAGCCCGTGGGCGTGCTGGACTGGGTAGCGTTCCCGTCGTTGTTTCCGGGGGGAGGCAGCTCTATGCCGGAAAACTCTCCATAGCCGAGACCTCTGCCCGTCTGAGACGCTACTGGCATCCATACCATGCCGAACTCCGTAAGCTGATTGACGAGCTGAAGGAGAAGCATGGTTTCTGTGTCCTGCTCGACATGCATTCCATGCCGGCGGGAGTAGATGGCTCGAAGGCTGACTGTGTGATTGGCGACTGTTTCGGCGCATCGAGCGAAGTGCATTACGTGCAGGCGCTGGCCCGCAATCTGCTGGCCCAGAATATGAAAGTAGCCCGCAATCATCCGTTCGCTGGTGGTTTCATCACCAGCCATTATGGTCAGCCGGCTGAAGGGGTCAGCGCCATACAGCTTGAGATGAATCGCGCGCTCTATGTGAGCCGGAGAACCAATGGCGGCTCTGGCCTCAATCCCCGTTTTTCCCGGAAAATCGAGCAGGTTATCTCGGATATGGCGGCTTATGTCGCACAGTGCATGGAGATGCGCTGA
- a CDS encoding thiamine phosphate synthase, translated as MTHAPLPQRIYPVVDRAFWVDRLGAAGARFIQLRIKDKTGAALIEELKEGLRFAERHGVSLVVNDFWQEAILCGAPWLHLGQEDLDTADLGAIRKAGIRFGISTHCVEELERALTAKPDYVALGPIWPTRLKKMAFGPQGTEKLTEWRRRIGDLPLVAIGGVTLDRAPECIAAGADCVSAVSDFILAPDPEARIAAWLSITEKNIAK; from the coding sequence ATGACCCATGCCCCTCTCCCCCAGCGCATCTATCCTGTCGTGGACCGGGCTTTCTGGGTTGATCGTCTCGGCGCGGCTGGCGCACGCTTCATCCAGCTCCGCATCAAGGACAAAACAGGTGCGGCGCTCATTGAGGAACTGAAAGAAGGGCTGCGTTTTGCCGAACGGCATGGCGTATCGCTGGTCGTCAACGATTTCTGGCAGGAAGCCATTCTGTGTGGCGCGCCCTGGCTGCATCTGGGTCAGGAAGATCTCGACACAGCGGACCTCGGCGCCATCCGGAAAGCAGGTATCCGGTTCGGCATCAGCACGCACTGCGTAGAGGAACTGGAGCGCGCTCTGACAGCAAAGCCAGACTATGTCGCTCTGGGACCGATCTGGCCGACACGGCTCAAGAAGATGGCATTTGGTCCCCAAGGCACTGAAAAACTGACCGAATGGCGGCGGAGAATTGGTGATCTTCCTCTGGTCGCGATCGGCGGCGTGACGCTCGACCGTGCGCCGGAGTGCATCGCGGCGGGCGCGGACTGTGTTTCCGCAGTTTCCGACTTCATTCTTGCGCCTGATCCTGAAGCACGGATTGCGGCATGGTTGTCGATAACAGAAAAAAACATTGCGAAATAA
- a CDS encoding thiazole synthase — MKFYGTTLSSPLMLGTAQYPSPDILASAVKAAQAGVITVSLRRESAGQKAGQAFWSLIRELDVPVLPNTAGCHTVKEAVTTAHMAREVFETDWIKLEVIGESDTLQPDVFGLVEAARILTSEGFRVFPYTTEDLVVAERLLAAGCEVLMPWGAPIGSGKGLNNVFGLRALRAHFPDVPLVVDAGIGVPSHAAQAMELGYNAVLINTAVAKAGDPVAMARAFSLAVEAGALAREADPMAERDMAVPSTPLLGKPVLA; from the coding sequence ATGAAATTTTACGGAACGACGCTTTCCTCTCCGCTGATGCTCGGGACGGCCCAGTACCCCTCCCCCGACATCCTCGCGTCTGCCGTGAAGGCGGCGCAGGCAGGCGTGATCACCGTCTCGCTCCGCCGTGAATCCGCTGGTCAGAAAGCGGGTCAGGCCTTCTGGTCCCTTATCCGCGAACTGGACGTTCCCGTGCTGCCCAACACGGCGGGATGTCACACGGTCAAGGAAGCCGTCACCACGGCCCACATGGCACGCGAAGTGTTCGAGACGGACTGGATCAAACTGGAAGTCATCGGCGAGTCCGATACGCTGCAACCGGATGTGTTCGGTCTCGTGGAAGCTGCCCGTATCCTGACGTCTGAAGGATTCAGGGTTTTTCCCTACACGACGGAAGATCTTGTTGTGGCGGAAAGGCTGCTTGCGGCAGGCTGCGAGGTGCTGATGCCGTGGGGCGCTCCGATCGGCTCGGGCAAAGGGCTGAACAATGTGTTCGGACTGCGCGCGCTCCGCGCCCATTTTCCGGATGTCCCGCTTGTCGTCGATGCCGGAATCGGTGTGCCATCGCATGCCGCGCAGGCCATGGAACTTGGTTATAACGCTGTGCTCATCAACACCGCCGTCGCCAAGGCAGGTGACCCGGTGGCCATGGCCCGCGCCTTCAGTCTGGCTGTCGAAGCCGGTGCTCTGGCCCGTGAGGCTGACCCTATGGCGGAACGCGACATGGCGGTTCCCTCCACTCCCCTGCTCGGAAAGCCTGTCCTCGCATGA
- the thiS gene encoding sulfur carrier protein ThiS: MNILVNDEAREVSASTLAALVDELGLKGARIATAVNGDFVPASRRAHLTIAEGMKIEIVAPMQGG; encoded by the coding sequence ATGAACATTCTGGTCAATGACGAAGCCCGCGAGGTGAGCGCTTCCACCCTCGCGGCTCTTGTCGATGAACTCGGCCTGAAGGGAGCACGGATCGCTACCGCCGTGAATGGCGACTTCGTGCCAGCGTCCCGTCGTGCTCACCTGACCATTGCAGAGGGGATGAAGATTGAAATCGTCGCCCCCATGCAGGGTGGATAA
- the thiO gene encoding glycine oxidase ThiO, whose protein sequence is MTRPQNILVRGAGVAGLVAAVRLASRGARVTLAEAGPKVGSGASWMAGGMLAPWCEAESAPPEVTERSIGSLAWWRANVPDVQSNGSLVVAPPRDTAEIPRFGRRTSHFREIGPQEIGELEPDLADRFQKALFFPEEGHLDPRQALPALAGRLVNELGGRLLLNTPEIPTDVSFDWTVDATGLRARQELSSLRGVRGEMLLLRCPDVALHRPVRMLHPRIPIYIVPRADHLFMVGATMIESENDGPVTLRSMSELLNAAWTLHPGFAEAEIVDIGTGLRPSYPDNVPLVTQENQTIFVNGMYRHGYLLSPWLGEQVERFVFDS, encoded by the coding sequence ATGACACGCCCTCAAAACATTCTGGTGCGCGGCGCAGGCGTCGCAGGTCTTGTCGCCGCCGTCAGGCTGGCAAGCAGAGGGGCGCGTGTCACTCTGGCCGAGGCCGGACCGAAAGTCGGCTCCGGCGCGTCCTGGATGGCGGGAGGCATGCTGGCTCCGTGGTGTGAAGCCGAGTCAGCACCGCCAGAAGTAACCGAACGCTCGATCGGTTCCCTCGCCTGGTGGCGCGCCAACGTGCCTGATGTGCAATCCAACGGTAGCCTTGTGGTCGCCCCTCCCCGCGATACGGCGGAGATTCCCCGATTTGGACGCCGCACCAGCCATTTCAGGGAAATCGGTCCACAGGAAATCGGGGAACTGGAGCCGGATCTGGCCGACCGTTTTCAGAAAGCGCTCTTCTTTCCGGAAGAAGGTCATCTCGATCCACGTCAGGCGCTCCCCGCGCTTGCTGGTCGTCTGGTAAACGAACTGGGCGGTCGCCTGTTGTTGAATACTCCGGAAATACCAACGGATGTCTCTTTCGACTGGACAGTCGATGCGACAGGCCTGCGCGCAAGGCAGGAACTTTCCTCGCTCAGAGGCGTGAGAGGAGAGATGCTTCTGCTGCGCTGCCCGGACGTGGCGCTGCACAGGCCCGTGCGGATGCTGCATCCCCGTATCCCCATCTATATAGTGCCTCGTGCCGACCACCTGTTCATGGTCGGCGCGACAATGATCGAAAGCGAGAATGACGGACCGGTCACACTCCGGTCGATGAGCGAACTGCTGAACGCGGCGTGGACGCTTCACCCCGGTTTCGCGGAAGCCGAGATCGTGGATATCGGAACAGGGCTGAGACCCTCCTATCCGGATAATGTGCCGCTTGTGACGCAGGAAAACCAGACCATTTTCGTCAACGGCATGTATCGGCACGGCTATCTTCTGTCGCCGTGGCTGGGCGAACAGGTCGAAAGATTCGTATTCGATTCTTGA
- a CDS encoding RluA family pseudouridine synthase: MTGLSPTLPFEMLYESNQALIINKPAGLPVHPGPRGGPSVEDWFPLMSRRKDGPWLAHRLDADTAGCLAIALRKQTLLAMQSCFSEGRTRKIYWAIVQGVSPETAEIDEPLKKISTKSGGWRMCGAPDGQSARTTLRRLGTDGVCSWVELTLHTGRTHQARIHCALLGTPILDDPIYAEEKRSGSGPLQLLSRELTLQLPTPIRAVAPPPLHMEAALRRCGYHPPAG; the protein is encoded by the coding sequence ATGACGGGTCTTTCCCCAACGCTCCCGTTTGAAATGCTCTATGAAAGCAATCAGGCGCTTATCATCAACAAGCCCGCCGGCTTGCCGGTGCATCCCGGACCACGCGGTGGCCCCAGCGTTGAAGACTGGTTTCCCCTGATGAGCAGGAGGAAAGACGGTCCGTGGCTTGCTCATCGGCTGGATGCCGACACTGCGGGCTGCCTTGCCATCGCCCTGCGCAAACAGACGTTGCTGGCGATGCAGTCCTGCTTTTCGGAAGGCCGGACCCGCAAGATCTACTGGGCCATCGTGCAGGGCGTTTCTCCGGAAACGGCTGAGATTGATGAGCCTCTGAAAAAGATCAGCACGAAGTCTGGTGGATGGAGAATGTGCGGCGCTCCAGACGGACAGAGCGCGCGGACGACATTGAGACGTCTGGGTACGGATGGCGTCTGTTCATGGGTCGAACTGACGCTGCACACAGGCCGGACCCATCAGGCACGCATTCACTGCGCCCTGCTGGGAACCCCGATCTTGGATGACCCGATCTATGCCGAAGAAAAGCGCTCCGGGTCCGGTCCGCTACAGTTGCTGAGTCGGGAGCTGACGTTGCAGCTTCCCACGCCGATCAGGGCTGTCGCGCCGCCGCCGCTCCATATGGAGGCCGCCTTGCGACGCTGTGGGTATCACCCGCCTGCCGGATAA